A portion of the Chondrinema litorale genome contains these proteins:
- a CDS encoding DNA repair ATPase, with protein MEQNTTPQATESPQIDAGTYEILKQRLKQSGNTLQEKLNQLNEVRKDTFGNIPTTLLKTERISTENNCVPRDMIAVGDHFIFGYNVHIGLKSEVEISDVFSVYQFRSDDDSFHAKDLSLLSDERFAEDFRQLYKYYKHTTFSKFVVIGPHLFLKFQTSKDTSSVKAFKFLVEGEKLTYLDNRSDHEIKYPAQHEFEWKRASRDHHREGQHPHISIMDKVFVETIGGDLTIKIEDNTDSGEGIYAEEVSQPEQTLDDAEIYFADLGNLILLKIKPYMEEHFRFFVFNYKLGEVHRIDSIKDACVLLPDEQGIIYSQGYYLQTGELKIYDESLTGMRFEKKNISPNGEDFQYVFYNPAEGDYVLLSYNRIEQTVESPVICSGYSFFRNGELVYFKADHEPKKHHALQLWQTPYVHPDYEVPTQNESYLYKVGNKDIVRAMAECNELLKLIQKEEAYTTLYQDVAKKSSEIGDSYYWIGHEEAFQIDTVLQEIHQNSVVAIEEFEKVRRIKKATLEAVGKVSKEAKELVDKVRRRQYKEINDFVETLANIRSIRGETISLKELRYADIPAIEELEKQLAERNEEVSQKCVAFLLEENSLLPYEQKVAGQKDKIDAVSKVAEADQVQQENDQIGQELEMLIEIVSNLKIDDATQTTAIIDNISDIYASLNQVKAKLKQVRKNLLGTEAKAEFAAQLRLISQSVVNYLDVSDTPQRCEEYMTRLMVQLEELEGKFADFDEFIPQLADKRDEVYQAFESKKLSLTEQRNKKATSLQSAADRILKSIEHKVKSFKEVSEINAYFAADIMVHKVQEMITQLQSLDDNVKADDLQSKLNSTKEEAVRQLKDRQDLFADGENVITLGKHKFSVNVQSLDVSLVQRDGDLYYHLSGTNFFEKADLSGNHFQPAIMVQDIVSENSDVYRAEYLAYQYLKQIKRDKALSEQAGLPVKELASKIQTYMAPRYQEGYQKGVHDADAAILLQKLIDLESRIDLLRFMPDVRACAALWWQMFAEDLKEGDNSKALLLHRIRGQAVIRKLFPNSEDQQQLIDDLATEITAFVESSGLFTASIAKQAASYLTLELAENDIFTISREAAFICEGFTKDLKDKDAEATYKHSVASLKDIPEDAFTLICDWLKAWLQGQTFDGISNVATSINEAAVLLFTNSFDNANVLNVEVEQAIEGLSGEHNSIEKGSYTLNYHNFMQRLSKFENKVVPAYTKFQELKKSMVDKFRQQIRLDEFKPRVLSSFVRNQLVDQVYLPLIGDNLAKQIGVVGHNKRTDLMGMLLLISPPGYGKTTLMEYIANRIGLIFMKINGPAIGHQVTSLDPDDAGNASAREELKKLNLAFEMGDNVMVYLDDIQHCNPEFLQKFISLCDGQRKIEGVYKGVPQTYDLRGKRVCVVMAGNPYTESGEKFRIPDMLANRADTYNLGDIIGDTESQFRLSYIENALTSNPVLTKLAVRSRKDIHTVIRYAETGNREGLDFEANMDSDELNEYVSVLSKLLKIRDAILKVNLKYIESAAQADEYRTEPAFKLQGSYRNMNKLAEKVMPVMNEKELQTLVLSHYENESQTLTSGAEANMLIFKGMMNWLDEVAHNRWEEIKKVFMKNQKQKGYGSNNQMAALLEQLEYFTENLKGIKEAIEKK; from the coding sequence ATGGAACAAAATACAACACCACAAGCTACAGAATCACCGCAAATAGATGCTGGTACCTATGAGATATTAAAGCAGAGGCTGAAGCAAAGTGGCAATACACTACAAGAAAAATTAAACCAGCTAAACGAGGTAAGGAAAGATACCTTTGGTAATATTCCGACTACCTTGTTAAAAACCGAGCGAATTAGCACAGAGAATAATTGTGTTCCCCGCGACATGATAGCGGTAGGCGACCATTTTATTTTTGGTTACAATGTGCATATAGGTTTAAAGTCTGAGGTGGAAATATCTGATGTTTTCAGTGTTTATCAGTTCAGATCAGACGATGACAGCTTTCATGCAAAAGACCTTTCATTGCTTTCAGATGAGCGTTTTGCTGAGGATTTCCGTCAACTTTACAAATATTACAAGCATACAACTTTTTCTAAGTTTGTGGTTATTGGGCCGCACCTTTTCCTCAAATTTCAAACATCCAAAGACACAAGCAGTGTAAAAGCTTTTAAGTTTTTGGTTGAAGGAGAAAAGCTCACATACCTTGATAATCGCAGCGATCACGAAATAAAATATCCGGCACAGCATGAGTTTGAGTGGAAGAGAGCAAGCCGCGATCACCATAGAGAAGGGCAACACCCACACATTTCCATTATGGATAAAGTGTTTGTGGAAACCATTGGTGGTGATCTTACCATCAAAATTGAAGATAATACAGATTCAGGAGAAGGGATTTATGCAGAAGAAGTAAGCCAACCAGAACAAACACTGGATGATGCAGAGATTTACTTTGCAGATTTAGGCAACCTAATTCTGCTCAAGATTAAACCTTATATGGAAGAGCATTTTCGCTTTTTCGTATTCAATTATAAACTGGGCGAGGTACACAGAATCGATAGTATTAAAGATGCTTGTGTGCTTTTACCAGATGAGCAAGGTATTATTTATTCGCAAGGATATTATTTGCAAACCGGTGAGCTTAAAATTTACGATGAGAGCCTAACTGGAATGCGCTTCGAGAAAAAGAATATTTCTCCCAATGGAGAAGATTTTCAATATGTGTTCTACAATCCTGCTGAGGGCGATTATGTATTGCTTTCTTATAACAGGATAGAACAAACAGTAGAAAGTCCGGTAATATGTAGCGGTTATTCTTTTTTTAGAAATGGTGAGTTGGTGTATTTTAAGGCAGATCATGAGCCTAAAAAGCACCATGCGCTCCAACTTTGGCAAACTCCTTATGTGCATCCAGATTATGAGGTGCCTACTCAAAATGAAAGTTATCTATACAAAGTAGGTAACAAAGATATTGTGCGGGCAATGGCAGAGTGTAACGAGTTGCTAAAGCTCATTCAGAAGGAGGAGGCTTATACAACGCTTTATCAAGATGTAGCGAAGAAATCAAGTGAGATTGGAGACAGTTATTACTGGATTGGCCACGAAGAGGCTTTCCAGATAGATACTGTTTTGCAGGAAATCCACCAAAACTCGGTGGTAGCAATTGAGGAGTTTGAGAAGGTAAGAAGGATTAAGAAAGCTACACTCGAAGCAGTTGGCAAGGTTTCTAAAGAAGCCAAAGAGTTAGTAGATAAAGTAAGAAGAAGGCAATACAAAGAGATCAACGATTTTGTTGAAACCCTTGCCAATATTCGTAGCATTCGTGGTGAAACGATTTCTCTCAAAGAGCTTCGCTATGCAGATATTCCGGCTATAGAAGAGCTAGAAAAACAGCTAGCAGAGAGAAACGAAGAGGTTTCGCAAAAGTGTGTGGCTTTTCTCTTAGAAGAAAACTCCTTGTTGCCTTACGAGCAAAAAGTTGCTGGGCAAAAAGATAAGATTGATGCAGTAAGCAAAGTGGCGGAAGCTGATCAAGTACAACAAGAAAACGATCAGATTGGGCAGGAGTTAGAGATGTTGATCGAGATTGTAAGTAATCTTAAGATTGATGATGCCACACAAACAACAGCCATCATCGATAATATTTCAGATATTTATGCTTCGCTTAACCAAGTAAAAGCCAAGTTAAAACAGGTACGTAAAAACCTGTTAGGCACTGAGGCAAAAGCCGAATTTGCTGCGCAATTGCGTTTAATTAGTCAATCGGTAGTTAACTATCTGGATGTAAGCGACACTCCTCAGCGCTGCGAAGAATACATGACTAGGTTGATGGTACAGCTCGAAGAACTGGAAGGCAAATTTGCCGATTTCGATGAGTTTATTCCACAACTTGCAGACAAGCGAGACGAAGTTTATCAAGCTTTTGAAAGCAAAAAACTGAGTCTTACTGAGCAGAGAAATAAGAAGGCAACCTCACTGCAAAGTGCTGCTGATAGAATACTCAAAAGCATTGAGCATAAGGTAAAGTCTTTTAAAGAAGTAAGCGAGATTAATGCCTATTTCGCGGCTGATATCATGGTGCACAAAGTGCAAGAAATGATTACGCAGTTGCAATCTTTGGATGATAACGTGAAGGCAGATGACCTGCAAAGCAAACTGAATTCAACCAAAGAAGAGGCGGTAAGACAGTTAAAAGATAGGCAAGATTTATTTGCTGATGGAGAAAATGTGATCACCTTGGGTAAACACAAATTCTCTGTAAATGTGCAGTCGCTGGATGTGAGTTTGGTACAACGCGATGGCGATTTGTATTACCATCTTTCGGGAACTAATTTCTTTGAAAAAGCAGATTTGTCTGGAAACCATTTCCAGCCAGCTATTATGGTTCAAGATATTGTTTCTGAGAACAGTGATGTGTATAGGGCTGAGTACTTGGCTTATCAATACTTAAAACAAATTAAGCGAGATAAAGCACTAAGCGAGCAAGCAGGTTTACCAGTAAAAGAACTGGCTTCAAAGATTCAAACCTATATGGCACCTCGCTATCAAGAGGGTTACCAAAAAGGTGTACATGATGCCGACGCAGCCATTTTACTGCAAAAGCTCATCGATCTGGAAAGTAGAATTGATTTGTTGAGGTTTATGCCCGATGTACGTGCTTGCGCTGCATTATGGTGGCAGATGTTTGCAGAAGATTTAAAAGAAGGCGATAACAGCAAAGCTTTACTTCTGCATCGAATTCGTGGGCAAGCGGTTATTAGAAAGCTTTTCCCGAATAGCGAAGATCAGCAACAATTGATTGATGATTTAGCAACTGAAATCACTGCATTTGTAGAAAGTTCAGGATTGTTTACTGCTAGTATTGCTAAACAAGCAGCAAGTTATCTTACTTTAGAACTAGCTGAAAATGATATATTTACTATCAGTAGAGAAGCTGCATTTATTTGTGAAGGTTTCACTAAAGACCTAAAGGATAAAGATGCTGAGGCTACTTATAAGCATTCTGTTGCCTCATTAAAAGATATTCCAGAAGATGCCTTTACACTCATTTGTGATTGGCTGAAAGCTTGGTTGCAAGGCCAAACTTTTGATGGTATTAGTAATGTAGCTACAAGTATTAATGAAGCTGCAGTGTTACTCTTCACCAATTCATTCGATAATGCGAATGTTTTGAATGTGGAAGTAGAACAGGCAATTGAAGGTTTAAGTGGTGAGCATAATTCTATAGAGAAGGGAAGTTATACACTTAACTACCACAACTTTATGCAAAGGCTCAGCAAGTTCGAGAATAAAGTTGTGCCTGCTTATACAAAATTTCAAGAGCTAAAAAAATCGATGGTGGATAAATTCCGCCAGCAGATTAGGTTAGATGAGTTTAAGCCAAGGGTGTTGAGCTCTTTTGTGAGAAACCAGTTGGTAGACCAAGTGTATTTGCCTTTAATCGGTGATAACCTTGCCAAACAAATTGGTGTAGTGGGACATAACAAACGGACAGATTTAATGGGTATGTTGCTCTTAATTTCGCCTCCGGGTTATGGTAAAACTACACTCATGGAGTACATCGCCAACAGAATCGGTTTGATTTTTATGAAGATAAACGGGCCTGCAATTGGGCACCAAGTAACTTCTCTCGATCCCGACGATGCTGGAAATGCCAGTGCCAGAGAAGAACTAAAAAAGCTCAACCTTGCATTTGAGATGGGCGACAATGTAATGGTGTATCTAGATGATATACAGCACTGTAACCCAGAGTTTTTACAAAAATTTATCTCACTTTGCGATGGTCAAAGAAAGATTGAAGGTGTGTACAAAGGCGTCCCGCAAACTTATGATCTAAGAGGAAAAAGGGTGTGTGTGGTAATGGCAGGTAACCCTTATACAGAAAGTGGCGAGAAGTTTAGAATTCCAGATATGTTGGCAAACAGAGCCGATACTTACAATCTAGGTGATATTATTGGCGATACAGAATCGCAATTCAGATTGAGTTATATCGAGAATGCGCTTACTTCTAATCCGGTATTAACCAAACTAGCAGTAAGAAGCCGTAAAGATATTCACACGGTTATTCGCTATGCGGAAACGGGCAATAGAGAAGGTCTCGACTTTGAAGCCAATATGGACTCTGACGAACTCAACGAGTATGTGAGCGTACTTTCTAAATTGTTGAAAATACGTGATGCAATTCTTAAAGTAAACTTGAAATACATTGAGTCGGCAGCACAGGCGGATGAATACCGTACTGAGCCAGCCTTTAAATTGCAAGGTTCTTACCGTAACATGAACAAATTGGCTGAGAAAGTAATGCCGGTAATGAATGAAAAAGAATTGCAAACATTGGTGCTTTCTCATTACGAAAATGAGTCTCAAACGCTTACCTCTGGAGCAGAAGCCAACATGCTAATATTTAAAGGCATGATGAACTGGCTAGATGAAGTTGCCCATAACCGTTGGGAAGAGATCAAAAAAGTATTCATGAAAAACCAGAAACAAAAAGGCTATGGTAGCAATAATCAAATGGCTGCTTTGTTGGAACAACTCGAATACTTTACAGAAAACCTCAAAGGCATAAAAGAAGCAATAGAAAAGAAATAA